The genomic DNA GGCGATCAGGATGTCCTCGACGCCGCGGTTCTTCAGGTCGTTCATGACGCGCAGCCAGAATTTCGCCCCTTCGTTGGTCTCGATCCACAGTCCGAGAATTTCCTTGGTCCCATCGCCGCGAACGCCGAGCGCGACGTGCACCGCTTTGTTCCGAACATGGCCTTCGTCGCGGATCTTCACGCGAAGAGCATCAAAGAAGACAATGGGATAAACGGATTCCAACGGGCGGATCTGCCAGGCCGCGATCTCATCCAGCACCGCATCCGTCACCGCCGAGATCAGATCGGGCGATACCTCGATGCCGTAGAGCTCCTGGACATGGCCGACGATCTCGCGGGTACTCATGCCGCGCGCGTACATCGACACGATCTTGTCGTCGAAGCCCGGAAATCGCCGCTGATACTTGGCCAGAAGCTGGGGGTCGAAGCTTGATTGGCGATCGCGCGGGATGGACAACTCGACCGAGCCGCTGTCGGTCAGCACCGTCTTCTTGCCGTAGCCGTTACGGCTGTTGCCGGAACCGGCCTCGCCGGCCAGATTGTGGTCTATCTCGGCATTCAACGCCCGCTCGGCCAGCGCCTTCTTCAGCTGATCCAGCAAGCCATTGCTGTCGAACGCCGATTTGGCGTCGGCGCCCGCCAGCAACTGGTCCAATATCACGTCCGGGATGACAGGCTCTTTCCGTCGTGCCATAGGGTCTCTCCATCGATCGCACTATGCACGCCCGCACACGAAATTCCTGACACTCCCCCGAGGGTTCGATCTTTTCATCGCAATATCCTCCATGGTGTTGCGACGACCGCTTGAATCCGCCTTGGCTGCCCCGATCGCTGTGGTGGACCAAGCCGCCGCCCTTCATCGGTCGTCGGGCATGCAGCGCCTGTTCGAGCGCGTCTAGGACGAAGGAAGCATGAGCTGTCCGGCTCACCCGCCAGCCAACGATCCGACGGGCAAACGCATCGATCACGAACGCCAGATAGACGAAGCCGGTCCATGTCGAGACGTAGGTAAAGTTCGACAGCCGCAGCATATTCGGCCTCGGAGCGTAGAATTGTGTCACTGCCGGATCAATTCTCCCCAGAAGTGCCGTTTGAATCTTCCCCAGTTTGAGGGTCCGCGCCGGTCTTCCGGGGCGCGCCCCCGAAGACCGGCGGCGCGCGTTCGCCGATGGTCCTCGCGATGGTCGCGGGGAGGCGTCGGTGATCAAGCTCGGGGAGCACATGATGATCCTGGATCTTTACCGGCAAGGCCTTTCGGTGTCGGCGACCGCCCGGCAGACGGGCATCGACCGCAAGACCGTTCGCAAGTACATCGAGCGAGGCTTGGAGGCGCCCGC from Prosthecodimorpha staleyi includes the following:
- a CDS encoding IS256 family transposase — protein: MARRKEPVIPDVILDQLLAGADAKSAFDSNGLLDQLKKALAERALNAEIDHNLAGEAGSGNSRNGYGKKTVLTDSGSVELSIPRDRQSSFDPQLLAKYQRRFPGFDDKIVSMYARGMSTREIVGHVQELYGIEVSPDLISAVTDAVLDEIAAWQIRPLESVYPIVFFDALRVKIRDEGHVRNKAVHVALGVRGDGTKEILGLWIETNEGAKFWLRVMNDLKNRGVEDILIAVVDGLKGFPDAINAVFPETTVQTCIVHLMRNSLDFASWKDRKELAGGLKAVYAALDDTAAEATLTAFEAGPWGRKYPAIGQIWRRAWSEVIPFFPFPKDVRRIIYTTNAIEALNSKLRRAVRARGHFPTDEAAMKLLFLVLNRSEKEWKMPSREWALAKSQFAILFADRFQAARA